One Thermus antranikianii DSM 12462 DNA segment encodes these proteins:
- the modA gene encoding molybdate ABC transporter substrate-binding protein — translation MNKKVLFLSSVLAFALAWAQRTVQVVAAADLQYALKEVTHAFEARNPGTRVLLSFGSSGKFYTQLTQGLEADLYFSAEKLYPELLEKKGLAEAGTRRSYAIGRMVIWLDRRLGLNPSPEALKNLRITRLAIANPVHAPYGRAAITLLEHYGLLRRRTNAPVPGLKKPFPNLSWEEIPWERLSQGVEAYWDASPLRQGKASFQFVYGENISHTAQLALTATQAGILALSLAVHESLSRPGVYWLAPLESHLTLEQDYVILKGRRRPEVLAFYTFVGSPEARAIFKRYGFLLPGE, via the coding sequence GTGAACAAAAAGGTGCTGTTCCTGTCCTCGGTGCTGGCCTTTGCCCTGGCTTGGGCACAGAGGACGGTCCAGGTGGTGGCGGCCGCCGACCTGCAGTATGCCTTAAAGGAAGTAACCCACGCCTTTGAGGCCAGGAACCCGGGGACACGGGTCTTGCTAAGCTTCGGCTCCTCGGGGAAGTTCTACACCCAGCTCACCCAGGGCCTCGAGGCGGACCTGTACTTCTCCGCGGAAAAGCTCTACCCCGAGCTCCTGGAAAAAAAAGGCCTAGCAGAGGCCGGAACCCGCAGGTCCTACGCCATCGGACGCATGGTCATCTGGCTGGACCGCAGGCTGGGGTTAAACCCGAGCCCTGAAGCCCTCAAGAACCTCAGGATCACCCGGCTCGCCATCGCCAACCCGGTGCATGCTCCTTACGGCCGGGCCGCTATCACCCTGCTGGAACATTACGGCCTTCTAAGGCGCCGGACCAATGCCCCGGTCCCTGGCCTGAAGAAACCCTTTCCCAACCTTTCCTGGGAGGAGATTCCCTGGGAGCGCCTCTCCCAGGGGGTGGAGGCCTACTGGGATGCCAGCCCCCTGCGGCAGGGCAAGGCCAGCTTCCAGTTCGTCTACGGGGAGAACATCTCCCACACCGCCCAGCTGGCCCTCACCGCCACCCAGGCGGGTATCCTAGCCCTTTCCCTGGCGGTGCACGAAAGCCTTTCCCGCCCCGGGGTGTACTGGCTCGCCCCCTTGGAAAGCCACCTCACCTTGGAGCAGGACTATGTGATCCTGAAAGGTCGCAGGCGACCCGAGGTCTTGGCCTTTTACACCTTCGTGGGAAGCCCCGAGGCCCGAGCCATTTTTAAGCGCTACGGCTTCCTTCTCCCGGGGGAGTAG
- the argF gene encoding ornithine carbamoyltransferase yields the protein MVGDALTRPKDLLDFSAYGRQEIEELLALAERLKRERYRGEDLKGKVLALLFEKPSLRTRTTLEVAMLHLGGYAIYLDQKQVGIGEREPVRDVAKNLERFVEGIAARVYRHGTVEELARHARIPVINALSDRAHPLQALADLLTLKEAFGGWEGLEVAWVGDGNNVLNSLLEVAPLVGLRMRVATPRGYEPDPGLLQKAGAFLTHDPKEAALGAHALYTDVWTSMGQEAERERRLRDFNGFQVNGELLKLLRPEGIFLHCLPAHYGEETTEEAVHGPRSRVFDQAENRLHTAKAVLLCLLS from the coding sequence ATGGTGGGAGACGCCCTCACCCGGCCCAAGGATCTTTTGGACTTCTCGGCCTACGGTCGCCAGGAGATCGAGGAACTTTTGGCCTTGGCGGAGAGGCTGAAGAGGGAGCGCTACCGCGGGGAGGACCTCAAGGGAAAAGTCCTGGCCCTTCTTTTCGAGAAGCCCTCCTTGCGCACCCGCACCACCCTCGAGGTGGCCATGCTGCACCTGGGAGGGTATGCCATCTACCTGGACCAGAAACAGGTGGGCATCGGCGAGCGCGAGCCTGTGAGGGATGTAGCCAAGAACCTGGAGCGCTTCGTGGAGGGGATCGCCGCCCGCGTATACCGGCACGGGACCGTGGAGGAACTCGCTCGCCACGCCCGCATCCCGGTGATCAATGCCCTTTCCGACCGGGCCCATCCCTTGCAGGCTCTGGCGGACCTCCTCACCTTGAAGGAGGCCTTCGGGGGATGGGAGGGCCTCGAGGTGGCCTGGGTGGGGGATGGGAATAACGTGTTGAACTCCCTTCTTGAGGTGGCTCCCCTTGTGGGCCTTAGGATGCGGGTGGCCACGCCAAGGGGGTATGAGCCGGATCCCGGCCTTTTGCAGAAGGCGGGGGCCTTCTTGACCCACGATCCCAAGGAAGCCGCCTTGGGAGCCCATGCCCTTTACACCGATGTCTGGACCAGCATGGGCCAGGAGGCGGAGCGGGAAAGGCGGCTCAGGGATTTCAATGGGTTCCAGGTAAACGGGGAACTCTTGAAGCTCCTGCGGCCTGAGGGCATCTTCCTCCATTGCCTTCCGGCCCACTACGGTGAGGAAACCACCGAGGAGGCGGTGCACGGGCCGCGGAGCCGGGTCTTTGACCAGGCGGAAAACCGTCTCCACACCGCTAAGGCCGTCCTCCTGTGCCTGCTAAGCTAG
- the modB gene encoding molybdate ABC transporter permease subunit: protein MPEPLFWTSLKLSLVVAMAASLILLLLGVPLAWLLAFRRFPGKSILEAIFLLPLVLPPTVLGFYLLLFLGPEGLWRKLTGLSWAFRLEGLVLASVLFSLPFALTAYREAFLALDRNLLEVARTLGVPPWKTWGRVVLPLVWPGLLSGTLLAFAHTLGEFGVVLMVGGSIPGKTQMVSIYIYDLVQALRFEEASRAAAVLLFLSLAILVAARTLEAKGRAWKSTT, encoded by the coding sequence ATGCCGGAGCCCCTCTTCTGGACCTCCCTGAAGCTCTCCCTGGTGGTGGCGATGGCCGCCTCCCTAATTCTCCTCCTTCTGGGAGTTCCTCTGGCCTGGCTCCTGGCCTTCCGCCGCTTCCCAGGCAAATCCATTCTGGAGGCCATCTTCCTCCTACCCCTGGTTCTTCCGCCCACGGTGCTGGGGTTTTACCTCCTCCTCTTCCTGGGGCCGGAGGGGCTTTGGCGCAAGCTTACCGGGCTTTCCTGGGCCTTCCGGCTCGAGGGGCTGGTCCTCGCCAGCGTCCTCTTCAGCCTGCCCTTCGCCCTCACCGCCTACCGGGAGGCCTTTTTGGCCCTGGACCGGAACCTTTTGGAGGTAGCCCGAACCCTGGGGGTCCCCCCCTGGAAGACCTGGGGACGGGTGGTGCTGCCCTTGGTCTGGCCTGGGTTGCTCTCAGGGACCCTTTTGGCCTTCGCCCACACCCTGGGGGAGTTCGGAGTGGTCCTCATGGTGGGTGGTTCCATCCCGGGGAAAACCCAGATGGTGAGCATCTATATCTACGACCTGGTGCAAGCCCTACGCTTCGAGGAAGCCTCCAGGGCAGCCGCGGTACTCCTTTTCCTCAGCCTGGCCATCCTGGTGGCGGCAAGAACCCTGGAGGCCAAGGGACGAGCATGGAAGTCCACTACCTGA
- a CDS encoding Uma2 family endonuclease, with product MVRPYRFSLEEFLRLPLPERGVELLRGEIYQMAPIGSRHADLVDRWAEVLLRTFSGRARVRIQGPFAIPPDTYLEPDLLLCQLKDYRERYPVPDEVLLAIEVADTSLEYDLGRKVPLYAQGGVLEVWVQDLTQGRLLVFRGPAGDHYREQLWLSPGEKLAPLAFADIPLEVPW from the coding sequence ATGGTCCGGCCCTACCGCTTCTCCCTCGAGGAGTTTCTGCGGCTTCCCCTGCCGGAGCGGGGTGTGGAGCTTTTGAGGGGGGAGATATACCAGATGGCACCTATTGGATCCCGTCATGCGGATTTGGTGGATCGGTGGGCAGAAGTGCTCCTTCGCACCTTTTCGGGCAGGGCCCGGGTGCGGATACAAGGTCCTTTCGCTATTCCGCCAGACACCTATCTGGAACCCGATCTCCTTCTGTGCCAGTTGAAGGATTACCGGGAGCGCTATCCTGTTCCCGATGAGGTGCTCTTGGCAATAGAGGTCGCGGACACCAGCTTGGAATACGACTTAGGAAGAAAGGTTCCCCTTTACGCCCAGGGAGGAGTTCTGGAGGTTTGGGTACAGGATTTAACTCAGGGCCGCCTCTTGGTCTTCCGGGGTCCTGCGGGCGACCACTACCGGGAGCAGCTTTGGCTTTCCCCTGGGGAAAAACTGGCTCCCTTGGCCTTCGCTGACATCCCTTTGGAGGTGCCGTGGTAA